GTGCACCAAGTGATCATACGTTTCGGTGTATGTTATCAAAGATGGTTTCATGCTACAGCAGTTGTACTGAGCATGAGCTTGGATTTTAAAGTTCTAAAGGGAATATTTTGCAGTTGGGTTTGTTTTCCTTTGAATATTTTACAATGGAATTACTGAATTAATTTCGTATCTCTCAGCAATTAAACTTAGAAAGAGCAATTAATCCAACGAACTGTATCTTTGTACACAATCATGAAAGATGACCTAGCTTATAACAGTGAAATCCTTCAACTATGAGATGAATGGAAGTTTAGAAAAATAGTTTAGAAAAATGCAAGGAAGTCTAGAAACGAGAATGATTTAGAGGTCAAAGGCACTCAAATCTAAGCATATATCTTATATAATAGCCAATAACTCAATTTTCATGAATCATAATTCAAAAAGCAATTTGACGTCAAATCAAAAATTGAACCATATCACACTTTAATGAATAAATCAAAAGTGTTTTTGAACTAATTGAAATTTGATATTTTCTCAAATTTTATTTAAATTTCAACTCAACTTATATGTTTATGGTCGAACGAGAACTAATTGAATCATATAAAGTCGGTTTAAAAGGCAACCTAAGTCGACACTTTTGCAAACCCCATGTGAACAACAACCTTCTTATATAGTCTCCGAATTTATACAAGAAAAGGATTTACTTTTTTACTTATTTAATTTTGGTAGAGTAGGAAAAGGATTTATAAAAGAAAAAGAAAAAGAAAAAGAGAAAATAGAAGAGAGAAAGAAGGTAACAGTATTTATGAGGAGCGGGCAGCGGGTGGACGAAAGATAGAAATCTTGGTGCAAAAGCCTAACAACAAACAACTCTTCTTTCTTCGACTGCAGAAATTCCGATTACAAAACCCATTCGTTTCTGTTACTCGTTGTATTCTTAATCCGCTTCTTCTTCTTCTTCTTCTTCTTCTTCTTCTAGTTTTGATTGTTGCAGGTAAAGTAAACCCTGATGGCCAAGTCCTCTTCTTCCCATCGAAAGAAACGCGACAAGATTTCATCCAAGGTTCGTTCTCTTCTTCACTCATCCACTTTTAGGGTTTTTCATATCCCTCTTCACATGGGTTTTGCTTCTTTTTGTTTACAAGATTAATTTTTTTTTCTTTGATAAGTTTTATTTATTTATTTATGAATGCTGAGAATTAATACGATAAGAACAAAATCTAGAATTTTAGGCAAGAAATTAATCTAGTTTTTCTTATATCTTCATTCTATTTGGATAGTTTGGTTTATCTAGTAGTTTAAACTCAATGCCGATTTGCTTACTTTTGTTTTTGTGTACATTGCTTAGGCTCAAACAAAGAAGAGAAGCAAGAGTAAGACTAACAGTAAGAGTGACAAATACAGATCCAAGAAGGTTTGTCGTCGCGATGATTCTCTTTCTTTCTCAGATGAGGATGATTCCAGGAGCTTGAGTTCATCGTTTAGCTCTGAGGATGGCCGTAGAAGTAGGAGGGCTCGATCGCGCACTCGGAGAGATGTGAAAGGTAGTAAGAAGAGGGCTAGGAAGAGATCTTATAGCAGTGATAGCAGTGAGGAGTCTCCCCGTCCACGTGCGAAGAAGAGGAAAGCATCGAAGAAGTATGAGGCGAAGAAGAGGAGCCGTTCGAGGGATAAGCCTAGGAGAAATGCTAGGACTAGTTCTGTGAGTAGTGAGTCTAGGAGCTGTTCGACTTGTCAGGGTGGGGGTATTAGTGGTGATGAGATTGAGTCTAAAAGACATAGGAGTAGGCTTGAGAAACGGATGAGAGAGGGAACCGATAGAAACAAGGTTGAGAGTGGGACTGAGAGGAGTAGATATAGGTCTAGGAGTCGTTCTTTGTGCAGGAATTATGGTGAGAGTGATTGTCAGAGTCAGGAAAGAGTTAGCGGTGAGGGCAATGGGAGGAGATTGCGGTCAGTTATTGCTGTATCCAAAGAAGACAATGAGGGGAGATGGTTAGATGAGGTTGGGCACAAGGAAGAGATTACATATGATCATGATGATTACCCTTCTTGTAGAAGTAATGACAGTAATGACGGAGGGAGCAAGAGGGAGTTAGATAATCATTTACAGGTTGCATCCGAGGTGAGAATGAGGGTAGAGAGTGCAAAAGAGGAAGGAGCTCTTGTTTCTGATGCTGAAATCATGCGTCTTCCAAGTAGTGGCAATATATGTGACAGGGATGATGGGGGCCAAGCTGAAGGGATTAATTCTAGCTGTGATGAAACAAGGATTACTGATCATGTTAATGAAAATAAGATCTCTGGGGAAATTAGTAGTTTGAAAGACGAAGATCTGGAGACGGTCTTAAGACAGAAGGCTTTGGAAAATCTGAAAAGGTTCAGAGGAAAGCCTCAAAAGATTGCTGTAACTGGTGATAAGGAAGATAAGAAGCAACCACCTGGTGCAAAAGCTGAATCGGTTCAATTAGAATCCCCCAAGGTTGGTGGTGGGGCTAGGATGTTGGTTGTGAAGTCCTCCAAAGAGGATATCTCTGAAAATGATCAAACCCGATTAGTAGAAGGGACCAATGGGTCTCCAGCTAGAGATTCCATTTGTTTGTCTGAAATATTTGAAAAGGAATTGATTAGGAAGAATGGTAGAGACGAAACTGTCTCTGCCAAGCAAGATGTTGTTTGTCCAACACATCAAGAGGCTGTTTCTGGTAGTTC
The window above is part of the Fragaria vesca subsp. vesca linkage group LG2, FraVesHawaii_1.0, whole genome shotgun sequence genome. Proteins encoded here:
- the LOC101299927 gene encoding uncharacterized protein LOC101299927 — protein: MAKSSSSHRKKRDKISSKAQTKKRSKSKTNSKSDKYRSKKVCRRDDSLSFSDEDDSRSLSSSFSSEDGRRSRRARSRTRRDVKGSKKRARKRSYSSDSSEESPRPRAKKRKASKKYEAKKRSRSRDKPRRNARTSSVSSESRSCSTCQGGGISGDEIESKRHRSRLEKRMREGTDRNKVESGTERSRYRSRSRSLCRNYGESDCQSQERVSGEGNGRRLRSVIAVSKEDNEGRWLDEVGHKEEITYDHDDYPSCRSNDSNDGGSKRELDNHLQVASEVRMRVESAKEEGALVSDAEIMRLPSSGNICDRDDGGQAEGINSSCDETRITDHVNENKISGEISSLKDEDLETVLRQKALENLKRFRGKPQKIAVTGDKEDKKQPPGAKAESVQLESPKVGGGARMLVVKSSKEDISENDQTRLVEGTNGSPARDSICLSEIFEKELIRKNGRDETVSAKQDVVCPTHQEAVSGSSKMASTTPDVDKPNLAAPKSTSSSLKPHSILKRALASLQHPQDRLLVTKSSVDNTVFGTAQSVTQSSNNDGLDISNGSGSTGPEPSGENRSDLQQDEAKDGLQFEQKTMSVMRGSEIVQVSYKVYIPKKAPALARRQLKR